Below is a genomic region from Nilaparvata lugens isolate BPH chromosome 3, ASM1435652v1, whole genome shotgun sequence.
aagaatggcttctccacacatctgtgtaatcacttgtcagctgatttatgatgaataattctatagtctgatttttactgtaatattggcttatgaaggaggctcctttttccttttatattatccttgaaatgcgaaattttcaaaaaccttttatataagtcgacgcacaattataaaaggaacatacctgtcaaatttcatgagaatctattaccgcgaaAATCTATTATTCGCCGTAAATgggcaacatataaacattcaaacatttaatcattaagagaaatgccaaaccgtcgacttgaatcttagaccacacttcgctcggtcaattaatatttttgtaacattTATCCATAACTTTAAGTTTatgtgaataattatttgatccTTTACGACCTGCAAGGTAATTTTCACATTATTCAGGCTACAGGCGGTTTCCTTTTGTtattgcaatattattctttatcattgttttttttctaaaacaaTTTATCCCTACaacgattttttttttaattttgactgaataattttgaacaattttcaaaaacagCAATTTCAAAAGTAGCACAGGATCCATCACAATCCATCCAATTCTACTGATGTGGTGGCTACTGACTAGTCATGTATTGTTTTACATTTGATAGGAGAAAGagggaatagaatagaaaaggaTATAAGAAGATAAAGACTGTAATACTAACGATGTAACGATCACCGGATATGCTGGTCATAGGGCATGGCATATGTTGTCACTTGTGAAGGGATTAGATTTTGTGTGTAAAGGAGACATGGGGCGTGATTTGTTTTACTAATTCTTTTTGTCACGTACCAATCAGCCACTTGACAGTCGACAAAGGATTATTCCCTCCACTAGTAACCTCAtgcatttagaatactaatatCAAACGTCAGTTGTGGCAGGGTAGGATTGTTCAATGTTCTTTCGTTTTGAGAGTTTTCAGCATTtaagttgaaatttaaaatttcacagACGGATTTTATTGCTTAGGATTGGAATTGGAAGACTATTGCctatgaggtccacgttataatgacagtatttgatcaactttggttttgctatccttgtctatcactcgacaaagccggtggtactattctttttctaggtccacaacgatgccaattatgtttttgacagtgtagaaatataattaattaatgcagagaatcggcatcgctattctcctatctttatctactgccattataacgtgggcctcactatatgACTTTGCAGTAGGGTAGCATTCGACCATATTGGATTATTACAGTATGTCAATGTGATTTTTTGTAACACATAGCGCTTgttctatttctatatttcaTTGGAAAAAGAAATGAATTGTTTAGGACAATTGCTTTTTAATTGTATAAATGATTCTATTAATTCAAGCAAAAATAAATGACATAGAATCTAAAcattttgagatatttaaactttgagaaagttattgcCCTGATAGACCtacattatttaaatattccatctaattaatttttacaagaagagCCGATGTGAACTAAAGACGTGATGTGTTCCGTTCATAAAGAATGCATGATTTGACTGTCTATATCAATTTTATGAGCCACCAATAAATATATGGCTAACTTCTACTGCCTACCTActcttaaaaactaaaatttcttgaaattttgatttttttcaaattgtactcattaaaattgtatttgatcTCATTTAATCATAAATGTTATATCttattatttaatcaaagagaatgaagaggaatagAAAATTCTAGGGTTTTTGAGCACATTAGATTACGCACAAGGAAATGTATGCAAAAATTGGTTTTGGACTTGTAAAATTAATGTATTCAATAAGCATATTTAAAAATCAGACCTATACAAAATTTTGCTAGCACCAATGTGATAACGGACTTGACTATAGACTTTTAAACCGATAAAAATACAgttagataataattaataatatcaaattgaacATTAATACAACTAAATAAAAAAGTACTGAAATTTCTACTTGTGATTATGTAATACCAAATTGTCCAAATCAATGAAttttggaataaatgaatacatgTAGAATTCTTTATAATTGAGGTTTTGGGGTTATGATAATAAACTGTGAGCATTTGAAAAtcacataaataatataaaccTAGGGGTACTATACGTACCAAGTTCAagtatacaatttttttttgtataaataaatttgaaattcattggccatttcaaatgtttaaattgtGTATTAAaagttaaaaaatatatatatttatcttGCACCAAAATAAATATCATAAATTTGTCAACTTTgacattataaaaaattattaagattTGAGGAAGAATGTTGTTGTAAAATAAAACCGTTGTTTCTcaacatatttattgaaatatgagTAAGAGATtaaaatattatgtatattttcaaattatttggaaaaatcGATTCAGCATACATAAAACAGAAAATCAATTCAACATACATAAAACTATAGAACTCCTTTGTTACACATatgaacaattattttcttattggTCTTCATTAATTATTGTGTCTTCAGTAATTGtatcttcaataatttgatctacaGACAATTCTATTTCTGTCTGATGTTCAACATCACTGGTTTTGTCAGTATCCTCTTTCTCCTGGTGTTTTGATCTTTTGCTGGAATGTGTGCAATCATCTGTTGTCCTAACTGCTGACGGCTTCCTCTTGGGTGTGCTGATGGAAGAGGGCGCTAATCTCACCACGGCTGACATGGCCTGACGTCCTTTGATCTGCTCCATCTCCAAATCAGATACAATGTTGAAAATCTTCTGCTTTGCAACGTTCAAGTGGTAGGGGTTGAAGGACCTCAGGGTCGCACCTATTCCCAGTAGAAAAACATCGATAAGATCTTGTTTTTTGCCTGATATTTCGAAGCTGGTTTGTTGGATTGGAGATGCTGTGAATTCGGTCTGCTTGTAGCCTCCATCCGTGCTCCTTGAAAAATTACAcaacaattttaaattgaactggtaataaaattatttttaattcgaTGATTCCATCGATATGATGATTCtctatgattatgatgatgataattcaaAGTTGATATTCAAATACAATATAACTGCCAGAtttaatatatttgaattttgaCAAGAGCACCATTTCTAACATAGATTAGATTCCCATATTAGAAGTGTGTTACACTTTCAAATACCTATTTGATAAGAAAATATGATCATAAAATACCGTATAATACTGTGAAGCTGGATTCGCAGTGATAGTGAAAGTGACTGGCACAGTGAAAATATCATTTCCATGAGTTCTGATTTGACTGTTGCCACTGAGCAGTGAGCACGGCCTAGTGAGTAGTGAGTATCAACTAATGAGAATAACATTTTCATTGGACCGTTCACTGGTGTGTGAGAATTCAGTTTAATGAGACCCCCTGAGgtacaaaatgaataaaatcttttGCAAAATTACAAACCGAAAATGAAcagataaattgaataactcaacttattaaattttattttgtggaAAAGAAAGCACTTATATCCACTGTACTGTCGACTTTTTCCCCTATATCTCTGTCTATCATTAGACTCTTATAAAACGGAAATTCAGTTTGTGCAAATATacctttatatattatttaaaatacatgatattccatttttcaaaaaaaaatattttaatcttTTATACTATCAATGTagtcttgaattgaattttctttcaattttataaattgaggtTACATTTTTCCAtgtttaaaatcaataaaatattatttgaaatgtgaaAGGCTAGtgatttttcgagaaaaaaatttattttaaccAATATTCTTATTATCGAATGAGTCCATTTTTAATAAGAAATATTCTTACATGTGATTCTCGCTTATCAGCCTGGATTTTTCGTGATCGTCCAATTCGTTGATGAGCAAGCACTCAGCAAATGTGTCAGCATCCACCTGAACATCTCCAGGTGCATGTGTGCTGtctgtattttgaaaactattGTAAGGCACCTCCTTATCTCCATCTTGTTCAAAATTGTCTGGCTGTTTCACGAAGTGGGGCCTGATAAATGCCATCTGTCGTGAGAATTTGAACGGTTTTCGGTTTGGATTGTCCCGCCGATTTCGGAGGTTGCGACGATAAGCATCTCGCAGCATTGTCCATTTGCGTTTGCTTTCGCCATCTGtgaaaaaacaacaaaattatatttcatttgatttggtacatataattccttgcttaataaaatagaatttattatttcaaatgagaatgaaccgctaatattacatcaataaacctatatcagctaccgtctatagaaggcattgacaatactgaggatcggcaatgttgctctcctatctttcaccactgtcattataacacaGACttcactatatagtgaggtccacgttataatgggactGAATAGAGATAGGATAACAGTGTTGCTGATTGTCTGCCTTAATTTAATCTATTcgtacattgttaaaaacggatTTTGCTACGTTCTggagttagaaaaggatagcaccatctactttgtcgaatgatagacaagaatagcaacaccaatgtcaatcaaatactgccattataacgtggacctcactatagctattttttataatagaacCTGGTTGTCAATGCCTATCTTAGAATATTGTGATCTCATCTTACTCAAACTCATTGAGTTATGACAATGCAAATGTTTTGAAGTTAGGTTATGCCGTTATGCGCCTATGAGACATTAATGCCACGACCATTAAAGTCTAATTCTAACTATTAAATAACTAATACCTAATTAACTCTATACTAGAGTTCAATCTTTACCGGCCACGTGGTTCCATATTCTacgattatttgtatttttgttaaaCATAATATAGGCCTAGGTCATTTGAATAAGGTTTCAATTCGCCTTTGAATACCGATTACAGTTGAAGCTAACTTAGTTTCTTTGTAAAATTAAAACTTGACTATGGCTAGTTTACAAAAAATGGCAGCCAGAGCATATCTGGTAAACTAGCTGCAAGATCGCTTCAAAAATCGTCTATGATTAATTACGGAAAATAGTGTTGAGATTCACCTTGTTGACTGAGGCGAGCATCAATGCCAGCCCAAATGGTTTCCTTTTGCCCATAATCGTGGAATTCAGGATGCTTGAAGTTGTAGAGAATATCGTTCTGGCGAACCAATTCGATGAGTTGTAGAGAGTTGATTCTTTTCTGGCTGTAGTTCATGTCGATGCTGTGTTGTTGGCTGCTATCTCACTAGCACTACTGGGCTAGACTGCCGTGCTGTGTCGTGCCTGCATCGCATGACGCCAGTACAGTCTCTACCAAAACAGCTGTAGGTTGAATCGATCGGCCACCGACACGGCACGACACAGACTGTACTGTACCATCAACGTCAACAGCTGGCTGAGCGTGCCTGCGCCTTGCCTGAATGCCTGCTTGTCTTCTGCATTCTTACAGTACGTTATTTTCACTGCTACGGTATTTTCATCGCACGCTATGACTTGTATGATGATTGTATTCACTCAGCTATCAGCACAAAGCAGCTACTCGTTaactaaagctgggttttcgtttgtacGTAAAttccgtcgtcgaccacgacagggcgaggatctcagattgggaaGATTTCAATTagtatttttttacaaaataactTTGTAATCTGTGTTCTTGATAATCTCAAGAACAGTTTTACCTATTGGGTTCAAACTTGGAATGATTCTTAATTTGGTCAagaccaaattaataaaaaataaccgGATCAGCTCGTTTAATAcatttcaaaatggcggccattttgaaactttcaatgaaaattaatagaaaactgtagatttcattaaaaaaattaaatgctCTATTGTAGccctttttatttcaaatagaatgGTGTAGAACTGCCAAAGCAATCGGACGACGTTTACCATTGATCAGTAGCTTAAATAACATGGAATCTATCCTAATTTATTATAACCACCAACGAAACGAATTGAGCCATTGTTAAAATTAGGTTGAAAACTAATTCTGTAGTTGATTAATTCCTGTATTGTATAGCGGGACGCAGATTGGAGCCAGTGAATAATAGGAATGAGAAAAATACCTAGTAAAATATTGATTACTAAAATTTTCCATCATCTAGATATTGCCATCATAGGCAGATACGGTACGGTGAAGGTTctgaaagataatataaattgaaatcattttttttttcaagaatcatGATAGTATTTCATTTTTAGGAACATAGTTCTTCATAAGAATTAGTAGAGTAGAATAGTAACTCATAGGCACCAcacatttgatttttttataatatgcaACATGTAATATAGACTTTTGAACTGTGGCAGTGGTTTGTTTTTGCAGATAAGTCtttaatatgttttgaaaaaattaactgGTTTACTCGAGTAAAAATCTTAGGTGCAAAGGCAGTCGGTACCAAACTTTATTTTCAGCCAGAGATGAATCAGGATTATAGTGACCAGATACTTTTTGCTGGAAAAAACTCAGAACAGGCTAGTTTTTTCGTgcaataatcaattttaattacaAAAAGTTGATCTTCCAGCCCTGGAGCTTTTTACAAGGTGTCCCAAGAACCAAGGATTTTCGTTTCCTTCTTCAGTTCATTGAGATTTTAGGCAAATCAAGCCTCGACAGGAAAAATCACTGTCGCCTTTTTTTATGTGTTGAAATTTcgaataaaatgtaattaaatAACTAGGAACTTGAAactgtgaccggtgtggtcacgaaaccttggtcgtgtactaaataaaacaacagtgtagaatttgacaacatatttgtgttcaactaggaactctctatcttcatcGAGTCCTCAgttactatttttcaaaaacgaGTCGGATTTTCAGAAAAAAGAAATTTAGAGGAATTTTCGTTTTTAATCGACTATATCTCCCGTTTGTGCTTTTCAACCTGAGACCAAGTAGACCGTTCAATCTCCAATAGATTCTCCTAGTAGatagtatttcctagtggagaggcgcgtaTAAAGATACGGCAAGGATCAAAATTCAAAAGGGTCAAACTTTTGACCCAATGATCGGATCTCCTCGATTTAAATGAGAAATTTATCCTTGTACTTCAACCTATATTTCCATAGGTTACACGAAGgctaatttctatattcaaagctgcttATTTCAGAAACCAatgatgataaataaaatatactttgttgTCTTATTGTAGAACAGAATCTTCTATCTTCGTTCAacgttttaaaaaatattgtaagagTAATATGAACTCTATTTTCAGAAGTACGCAGGTAGGACGACACACTTTTACTCCCCTTTCTAAGAATATTTAATGGAATATTTGACAAAAGAAGAGTTTTGAGTTTCAGCTGAGGAATATCTGTATGAGAAGGGGAACTGATCATCTACAACTTTTAAGAACTGACAGTtgtgtttatttttttcaattaaaactgTTAACATATTTGAGTCTCTCTCAATAGGTTCATTCAAGAAGAAAACACGCCTGTTGCTATCAAATATAGGGTCAGAGAACTCTGAAGGACTAATAATGTCGGCATATAGGTAACGGAACTgaacataaaaataattgaaacctGGAATTAATTTATCTCATcgacattattttttcaatatctattaatcttattttcaatatcTATCTAACTAATTGTAATATATTCGTGCTCTGAtaaattttctttattatttttttttttttaacctGATGAATGAGAGCCCGCGCATGGTTCTGGGGACGCCCTCTGGCTCATCCTCCAATCAGCATTGTTTATaaagttattaattttttacattatatttttcacatttcactgcatatatttttttctttttaattactCACTTTTAACATTAAACTAAcccttcattattattattattctacaacTTGAGACCATTACAATATCCCAAATTGGTCAATCTGTTGGGGCCCGCGCCTGTTTCTTGTGGATTAGTCATCGTCATCCAGACAACAGGTCTGCGTACCAATACCCTATGACATAGTGCTATTAAACACAATCACCAACAGATTATTGTAGCTGTTGTTTTTGTAATACctagtataatattatcaatttaccATATTATCTATTTAAAAAGTCAATCCTTATTAACGTGAATGTTTACAAAAATCTGAATCATTCCTCGGAATCTTCCAACGTATTGGCAAGCCGAAGAACTAGTCTTCACACACAGACCTCAGGTCCATGTGAAGATCATTCCTAATTAAAGCACTGTCGGTTCACGACTCTTCCCTGATAAGTTATGAATCTCAATCATGATGAAATACTAGGTTGTGTATTTTTTGAGAACCACTttctatttgatttaattttaattttttggtgttttttattgtacaaaatattattcttatgtatGAGTTCTTGTAAGAGTATGTAGAACTGACAGCAGATTGTAaatcatattgttttgttttctatgaggaatgaagaattttttgaattgaattgaattgaattgttctAGAAAGTTAGGGTGTTGAAAAAACAcagattatgaataattattggcGAGCGTTGAAAGGAGAATATAGTATGGTCTCTGGTTCAAACATCGAGTGGAAACTGAAAAGAGAACTGGGGTGAGCAGGTGAGCTGTCAGTAAAAATTTCTAATCAATGTTACAATTCTGCTGAGCCTTTACCGACGAGTATCGGAGAGAGAAGGTCGGGAAACACATGGTGAGTAGGATGGGGAAGCAGGAGTGAGTGGGAGTGGTTGAGAGAGGGAAAGGAGAGAGTAGTGTAGGTGGGCCCTGACCCCCAAATTTCCCTTATTATCGATTGTGCAGCAGCCAGCACTGCAGCAAATCCCCCCTCCGTCCCTCCACCACCTTCCCCACTCAGATAAGCATAAGCTGCTGTCGCAGAGGGTTCTCTATAAAATTTAGTAGAATATAATCCTGCATCCTGTTAGAGATATGAAATCTGTAAAATAAATGTTATGCAGTACAATTCTGTCTCAATGTAGGAAATTGTGCTTCCAATTCTATGATACTCTCAATACAAAAGTTTTATAGCCTTGAAAGTAGTTTAAGAATGATAGATCACAATGCAAGAGCTTTAAGTGTAATGAACTGTAGATTCAACGAGGAAGAAAATAAATAGTGGAATTATAAAGAAATATGCCGTAATCAAGAGGTTTGCGTTTGAGAGAGGACTTTTTTTGGAGTTGGAAAAACTTTCCagtcaagaaaaaaaatttttttcaaggAATAATAAAAATGGCATGTTTTGATTCAATGGAAATTTTtagagaaatttttatttttatatattttatgcaATGGAAGTCACATTCTCGATGGAGCACTGTCCTAAATTTGATGAATAGTTGTTCAATATTGTCTGATATTGCAATAACgttattctatcaattcattattGATGGAAAACTCGAATGAGAGATGTGAATAAATTCTCTCTTAATCTCCTTGAATCTCAAGCAATCAGTAGACTTTTCGATTCAATTTTTGGATCAACACATACTTATCAGTGTTGGAtcttctttaataataataataataataataataataataatataataataataatataataataataatagtcgcctttattgatcaaatatacaacaatttgttacaaaaatatttctatattagtATTACATTACTGGCATTCGCCCCATGGATAAGATCCGTCCGGGGACCTTTAATATTTACCTAAActtgaaattcaaatattaattacagTGTAGACTGTATGATAGAATTAGGTAAACTGCTGAAAATACAGTATTAAAAGTAAATTGAGAATTGAAAGTTGATAAAAATGTTAAAGCTATTGCGCATGAAAAAAAGGTTTCAATTTTCACCCCCTCACCAATCGAGAACAGAAAATACGACTGTAATCTGATCTAATCCCATTTATAAGATCATAAATCGTAGTCCGCCCGTGAACACTTTGGAGGTCGAGGgttgttcattcattcattcattccttcGTTCATTGATCATTCATGATTGGTGTGGTGTTACCGGTGATTTCCGGCGTGGATTCTATTAGCAGTGACTAATGACGGTTTAAAGAGGAGCAGCGGGATTGCTTCATTTTCTACCTTTTGTTGTGCCCAACTTATGGATTTTGCCAGGCGCCGTGTTGAGTTCTgtcatcaattattatgaatgatgaTTGATGAATAGATTTAATGTTGTGACTttcaaacagaaaattgaaaattcagcTATAGCTCTGTGAAAACCGAAAAGGTTTAACAATAAGTTTCTCACATTTACTTCTTGACATCAAACCTAAAGGTTCACCAAGTTTCTCCAGTTTATGaaagtgtatttatttatcagaataTATCTTTTCTGGTCAAAGCGAGTAGTTCAGATTTCAAGACAAGATACATctctcaaataatttttatgtttttccCAAATGGGTTCCAATAAATCAGGGGCGATTTTCATTACaactttcattttattgaaaGGAACTTTTTTTTGTAATTCTTCTGGCTCAAtctggaataatattattaatacagtTAGTGAtagaatgaaattttgaatctaaaaTGGACGATGAGTTGGTGACTAATggaaattttacaataattctttTCTGATGAGTAGATGATATTTTATGAGTTAGACACTTTTTCTAGGAATCTAGTGATGATATCAGTGATTTGACTCATTTCATAGTGCTTATTCATAGGACATCAAAATGAACGACTGAAGGAAAGTCagtgaataatattcatcactGTTTTTTGAACGTTCTTCGAAGTTCGTTAAGTGATGGTACTGTATTGCAAATTACACATACTTCATTATGCAAAACATgttgatattaattattcaactaGTTTCAGAATAGATAAGATATACTATAGTTAACTGGTACATTAAACAGTTCTATGAATTGTTATCACGTATTGAACAAACTCATGAAACATTTGTTAAATAGAACGtgaagattatccaattatGGAACAACAAACATGAATAGTTCTTGTCATGTTGTGATAACAGGACTGATAGTATCGAGTATATTTTCCTCACCCATTAGCTGCAAGTGGATTATTTCTTTTGAAAGTTGGATtagagtttattaaattgagcTTATTTGATCTGCTATATTCCACTGCAGAAATACGGCCTTGTCAGATAGGAATTAcacttatttttttgtaaagaagTAATCATAAAATCATAATCTTATGATGGTTCAATGAAATAGAATTCACTATCTTTCGCGTATTTATGGAACATGTCTTTCTGTTGGAGATTACgtttaaatatattttacaaCCTTTTTTTTGTTGTAAAAacgataataatttaataatttttcattcttttttcaTCACCTCTGTCGTCTCTTACCTACTAAAATTTGCACCCACTTACAAATTCGTTCTTGACAAGACGACAAGACCACAGAGAATCAATCGATGGGTCAAGTATCGTAGTTTTAGCAGCGTTTAACATTGATTGACCAGTTTGGCGCCGGTTGAACAGCACACTACTGTTGAGTCATTGGGACGTCGCTTTTGACGCATcctttgaataataaatgaatgaataccaACGCCTCTTCTGCTATTCTGTTCAACAGCTATGGATATTGGCGGAAATACTCAGAGCTCTTGACTATATTCTCTGTGGAGAGCTTATGCCATGTAGAGGCTTTGACCCAAAAACCCAGGGAGGAATTCGATTAGAAATTAATGCAAAGAATTTATGTCTATAGGCTGAGACACGCAAGAAGGAGGTAGATTGGTGCTGAATGACTCCTATGCTGTCAGCTCAGCATATCCACCCAAACTTGTTCTGCGCCTGTTTAGGCTACACCATTCTCGTTCATATTGATTCACGTTCAGAATGTTGAATTATTGCGGATATAAACTGACTACCTACTTACTATTGCTAGTGATAATAAACTAAATACAACTATTCTTCAATTTCGATAGATCATTCATTAATTGTACAATATACtgtcatcataataatattatgatcagGGAGAAAAAACTGGACTGaacctgtactatttctctcccaaattttgatcaaaagttcatattgtccaaatgaggttatgaatcACATCACTGTTTAAACACATAATCAGAATACGACTATTAAATAGGAAAGatacagaaaaaatattcattaattttagaattgagaatgaaaatataaCTTTCGTAAGAAGAAATTATGATGAAGATTGACTTCGaagattgatgaattttaaggCTGTTTGTGTCTTTCATTTTGAGTTGGACATTATAGAACATCAATGCACATCAAGTCGCAAtgtccaattcaaaaataaatgcaaACTATCTTTGCcaaatcttcttcttccccatTAATTTTACATGAGGAACAAAATAATGTTGGTTCAGATCCGGGAGAAAATGAGAGTTGTCTGAGTCTGGCTGGATGGTGGTCATCGAAGGGAAGGAGGAAGCCAAAGAGACCGAGAGATCAAGTAGAACCGGGATAAACAACAAACAAAGCAGCGACGTAGGGACGGCCGACGGGGCCGCAGCATGATGGCTGCTGCTGCCATCAAGGTGAAAGTTCGAATCAGGGTCACTCAGTTCATTTACTTGCAGCCGTAGATTTTGTGGCTATTTATAACAGGCATGGCCTCGAATGGAGCTGCTGCATCCTCCTTCTCTGTCTAGCACTTATCTATTGAATGAGGACACTTCTTCAAGTGTCACTTAATTGCTACATTTCTGGCTATTGATCTGTTGCCCCCAAATGACTACAGATAGTTGGGTCGTTTCAATTGAAAAAGCATTAGCTCTCATGTTGCATCTGACATTCTTCCTTTATGGCTCAAGGAGGTTATGCTCTGGGACTTGTGAGTGGGTATTGGATTGGAAAGGATAACGAAAAGCCTAGGATGTATAATGCCTATTCCatccaaaatttcaataattttgtatgCAATATGATGTCAACTGTCTAGTTATTGATTGAATTCTCACAATCTGTACTATTGTCGTTTATAGGCCTATACATCAATTCAATGAGAATTGCTCAGGAGCACCTCCAAATTCCATACGAACAACCACAGTAACAATTacaaaatatcgggggaccgagcttcgctctgaagTGTAACAGcaaagaaaatttgtaacgagagattgaatttatagtttatatttatgtattcattttttcagtcgtacaattatttttacagttatttgaggaggcacaacaggcttatgctcaaaactgtcccttttcaaatttatactacagtccaaataaaaatctaggttaagctactatcactcatcaaaataacaatttattcacacttcaaaaaacaaacccatcatca
It encodes:
- the LOC111049004 gene encoding uncharacterized protein LOC111049004, with the translated sequence MNYSQKRINSLQLIELVRQNDILYNFKHPEFHDYGQKETIWAGIDARLSQQDGESKRKWTMLRDAYRRNLRNRRDNPNRKPFKFSRQMAFIRPHFVKQPDNFEQDGDKEVPYNSFQNTDSTHAPGDVQVDADTFAECLLINELDDHEKSRLISENHMSTDGGYKQTEFTASPIQQTSFEISGKKQDLIDVFLLGIGATLRSFNPYHLNVAKQKIFNIVSDLEMEQIKGRQAMSAVVRLAPSSISTPKRKPSAVRTTDDCTHSSKRSKHQEKEDTDKTSDVEHQTEIELSVDQIIEDTITEDTIINEDQ